Proteins from one Paraburkholderia sp. BL10I2N1 genomic window:
- a CDS encoding branched-chain amino acid ABC transporter substrate-binding protein, with protein MAAPVTAAYAGGEPVQLALIEGMSGPFANAGAAVERNLRVGVERVNAAGGVKLGDGAHPLELVVLDSKGSAEEALIQLRAAADRHIGYILQGNSSAVAAALLAAIEKQNAREPDNRELFLNYSADDPALTNENCSFWHFRFDAHAGMRMDALAEVIQRDRSVKKVYLLNQDYSFGHDISTLARSALASKRPDIAVVGDEFHPVGRVKDFAPYIAKIRASGADAVVTGNWGNDLTLLVKAAREQALDTKFYTFYGNSLGAPAALGDAGVGRVLAVADWHPNAGGAASDAWYKAFRARFPSAADDYPVLRMELMVEMLAAAMNRAESAQPAVVAKALEGMKFDNGFHPSRMRADDHQLIQPLYVMQMDKAGTPGVRFDNEGSGYGFRTVLALPPEGTVTPTVCRMKRP; from the coding sequence ATGGCCGCGCCAGTCACGGCAGCGTACGCGGGCGGCGAACCAGTGCAGCTTGCGCTGATCGAAGGTATGTCAGGGCCGTTCGCCAACGCGGGCGCGGCAGTGGAGCGCAATCTGCGGGTCGGCGTCGAGCGGGTCAACGCGGCGGGCGGCGTGAAGCTTGGGGATGGCGCGCATCCGCTGGAACTCGTCGTGCTAGATAGCAAAGGTAGCGCCGAGGAGGCCTTGATTCAGCTACGCGCAGCGGCGGACCGGCACATCGGCTACATCCTCCAGGGCAACAGTTCGGCGGTCGCCGCGGCACTGCTCGCGGCCATCGAAAAACAGAACGCGCGCGAGCCCGATAACCGCGAACTGTTCCTGAATTACTCCGCAGACGATCCTGCACTGACCAACGAGAATTGCAGCTTCTGGCATTTTCGCTTCGATGCGCACGCCGGCATGCGTATGGACGCACTCGCCGAGGTCATCCAACGCGACAGATCGGTGAAAAAGGTCTATCTGCTGAACCAGGATTACAGCTTCGGGCATGACATCAGCACCCTGGCGCGCTCGGCGCTGGCTTCGAAGCGGCCGGACATCGCGGTGGTCGGCGACGAATTTCATCCGGTCGGCCGTGTGAAGGATTTCGCGCCGTACATCGCAAAGATCCGCGCGAGCGGGGCGGATGCGGTCGTGACCGGCAACTGGGGCAACGATCTGACGCTGCTGGTGAAGGCTGCACGCGAGCAGGCGCTCGACACGAAGTTCTACACGTTCTACGGCAATAGCCTCGGTGCGCCGGCTGCGCTCGGCGACGCAGGCGTCGGCCGGGTACTCGCCGTGGCCGACTGGCATCCGAACGCTGGTGGCGCGGCGTCGGATGCGTGGTACAAGGCGTTTCGCGCCCGTTTCCCGTCCGCCGCCGACGATTACCCCGTTCTGCGCATGGAATTGATGGTGGAGATGCTCGCAGCAGCGATGAATCGCGCGGAGAGCGCGCAGCCAGCCGTTGTCGCAAAGGCGCTCGAGGGCATGAAGTTCGACAACGGCTTCCATCCCTCGCGGATGCGCGCCGACGATCACCAGCTGATACAGCCCCTTTACGTCATGCAGATGGACAAGGCCGGCACGCCGGGCGTGCGCTTCGATAACGAGGGTTCGGGCTACGGGTTCCGCACCGTGCTGGCGCTGCCGCCGGAGGGTACCGTGACGCCGACGGTCTGCCGCATGAAACGCCCTTGA
- the pnp gene encoding polyribonucleotide nucleotidyltransferase produces the protein MTMFNKIVKEFKWGQHNVRLETGEIARQASGAVLVDVEDTVVLATVVGAKTAKPGQDFFPLTVDYLEKTYSAGKIPGGFFRREGRPSEGETLISRLIDRPLRPLFPEGFYNEVQVVVHVMSINPEVPADIPALIGASAALAISGLPFNGPVGAARVAYINNEYVLNPTRSQLKDSRLDLIVAGTERAVLMVESEADQLPEDVMLGAVVYGHEQMQVAIDAIHELVRDGGKPEWDWQPAPKNEALISRVTEIAEPQLLAAYQTRDKQARSTKLKEIYAATSAKLEEDAAAAGFVAADKATVGNVLFDIEAKIVRSQILNGEPRIDGRDTRTVRPIEIRTGVLPRTHGSALFTRGETQALVVATLGTKGDEQIIDALEGEYRERFMLHYNMPPFATGETGRVGSPKRREIGHGRLAKRALAACLPSAEEFGYSIRVVSEITESNGSSSMASVCGGCLALMDAGVPMKAHVAGIAMGLILEGNKFAVLTDILGDEDHLGDMDFKVAGTEQGVTALQMDIKIQGITKEIMQVALAQAKEGRMHILGKMTAAVSGANTELSEFAPRMITIKINPEKIRDVIGKGGSVIRALTEETGTTIDISDDGVVTIASTSSEGMAEAKKRIENITMEVEVGQVYDGTVLKLLDFGAIVNILPGKDGLLHISEIANERIKDINDYLKDGQHVKVKVIQTDEKGRVRLSAKALLNEAPAGAPQGEPTPQQ, from the coding sequence GTGACTATGTTCAACAAGATCGTCAAAGAATTCAAATGGGGACAACATAACGTTCGCCTCGAAACGGGCGAAATCGCCCGTCAGGCAAGCGGCGCGGTGCTCGTCGACGTTGAAGATACCGTTGTGCTGGCTACCGTTGTTGGTGCGAAGACGGCGAAGCCGGGTCAGGATTTCTTCCCGCTGACCGTCGATTACCTCGAAAAAACCTACTCCGCAGGCAAGATCCCAGGTGGCTTCTTCCGTCGTGAAGGCCGTCCGTCGGAAGGCGAAACGCTGATTTCGCGCCTGATCGACCGTCCGCTGCGCCCGCTGTTCCCTGAAGGCTTTTACAACGAAGTCCAGGTCGTCGTCCACGTGATGTCGATCAACCCGGAAGTCCCTGCCGACATCCCCGCGCTGATCGGTGCGTCCGCGGCGCTCGCCATCTCCGGTTTGCCGTTCAACGGCCCGGTCGGTGCTGCACGTGTGGCATACATCAACAACGAATACGTGCTGAACCCGACGCGTTCACAGCTGAAGGATTCGCGTCTGGACCTGATCGTCGCCGGTACGGAACGTGCTGTACTGATGGTCGAGTCGGAAGCGGACCAACTGCCGGAAGACGTGATGCTCGGCGCCGTGGTCTATGGCCACGAGCAGATGCAGGTCGCGATCGACGCGATCCACGAACTCGTTCGTGACGGCGGCAAGCCGGAATGGGACTGGCAGCCGGCCCCGAAGAACGAAGCGCTGATCTCGCGCGTCACGGAAATCGCCGAGCCGCAACTGCTCGCTGCCTACCAGACCCGCGACAAGCAGGCTCGTTCGACGAAGCTGAAGGAAATCTACGCAGCCACGTCGGCGAAGCTGGAAGAGGACGCGGCCGCTGCGGGCTTCGTTGCAGCCGACAAGGCGACCGTCGGTAACGTGCTGTTCGATATCGAAGCAAAGATCGTCCGCAGCCAGATCCTGAACGGCGAGCCGCGTATCGATGGCCGTGACACGCGTACCGTGCGTCCGATCGAAATCCGTACGGGCGTGCTGCCGCGTACGCACGGTTCGGCGCTCTTCACGCGCGGAGAAACGCAGGCGCTCGTGGTGGCGACGCTCGGCACGAAGGGCGACGAGCAGATCATCGACGCGCTCGAAGGCGAATACCGCGAACGCTTCATGCTCCACTACAACATGCCTCCGTTCGCGACCGGCGAAACGGGCCGCGTCGGTTCGCCGAAGCGCCGCGAAATCGGTCACGGTCGTCTCGCGAAGCGCGCGCTGGCCGCGTGCCTGCCGAGTGCCGAAGAATTCGGCTACTCGATCCGCGTCGTTTCGGAAATCACCGAGTCGAATGGTTCGTCGTCGATGGCATCGGTGTGCGGCGGCTGTCTCGCGCTGATGGACGCTGGCGTCCCGATGAAGGCGCACGTCGCCGGCATCGCAATGGGCCTGATCCTCGAAGGCAACAAGTTCGCGGTGCTGACCGACATCCTCGGCGACGAAGACCACCTCGGTGACATGGACTTCAAGGTGGCGGGTACAGAGCAAGGTGTAACCGCGCTGCAGATGGACATCAAGATCCAGGGCATCACGAAGGAAATCATGCAGGTCGCGCTCGCGCAGGCAAAGGAAGGCCGCATGCACATCCTCGGCAAGATGACCGCCGCTGTTTCGGGTGCGAACACTGAGCTGTCGGAATTCGCGCCGCGTATGATCACCATCAAGATCAATCCGGAAAAGATCCGCGACGTGATCGGCAAAGGTGGCTCTGTGATCCGGGCGCTGACCGAAGAAACCGGCACGACGATTGACATTTCGGATGACGGCGTCGTCACCATCGCGAGCACGAGCAGCGAAGGGATGGCCGAAGCGAAGAAGCGCATCGAAAACATCACGATGGAAGTCGAAGTTGGTCAGGTGTACGACGGCACCGTCCTCAAGCTGCTGGACTTCGGCGCGATCGTCAACATCCTGCCGGGCAAGGATGGTCTGCTGCACATTTCCGAGATCGCCAACGAGCGTATCAAGGACATCAACGACTATCTGAAGGACGGCCAGCACGTGAAGGTGAAGGTCATCCAGACGGACGAAAAGGGGCGTGTGCGTTTGTCGGCCAAGGCGTTGCTGAACGAAGCGCCCGCCGGCGCGCCGCAAGGCGAGCCGACGCCGCAGCAGTAA
- the rpsO gene encoding 30S ribosomal protein S15: MSAVETTRKSDVVAQFARAANDTGSPEVQVALLTTRINELTVHFKAHTKDHHSRRGLLRMVSRRRKLLDYLKGKDADRYRALIEKLGLRK; encoded by the coding sequence ATGTCCGCAGTTGAAACAACCAGGAAGTCCGACGTCGTTGCGCAATTCGCACGCGCTGCTAACGACACCGGCTCCCCTGAAGTGCAGGTCGCGCTGCTTACGACCCGCATTAACGAACTGACCGTTCACTTCAAGGCCCACACGAAGGATCATCACAGCCGCCGCGGTCTGCTGCGCATGGTGAGCCGCCGTCGCAAGCTGCTCGACTACCTGAAGGGCAAGGACGCAGATCGTTACCGCGCACTGATCGAGAAGCTGGGTCTGCGCAAGTAA